In Methylomonas sp. MK1, the following are encoded in one genomic region:
- a CDS encoding NAD(P)H-binding protein, giving the protein MNILLTGATGFIGNAVLRKLLRQGYRITACCRHPEQLLIDHPNLTPLKLDFAKAGAIDSWLPHLQAVDAIVNCVGIIAENKNQSFTQLHTQAPIALFQAGAQAGVKKIVQLSALGADQDAESAYHLSKKAADDVLRELPVDWFVLQPSLVYGAGGQSSGLFHALAALPVHFLPDGGHQLLQPIHIDDVAATVCRCLESAVSGRKTLALVGPSQITYADWLQGLRRRLGKPKAKTCAIPYHYALTMAGFGKWLGEPILSKDNVAMLNRGNCADPGPLTQFLGRAPVNLNEQWFEQAARQAERWHAGLYFLKPLLRYVIVFVWLWSGITSLFFYPHQLSYQLLAPLGITGLGAPIALYGLAAMDIALGLATLVRFRINKLLLWQFWIVLGYSLVVALCLPAFVFHPFGPLLKNLPFLMCLLMFRAMEGEQS; this is encoded by the coding sequence ATGAATATTCTATTAACCGGCGCGACCGGTTTTATCGGCAACGCCGTATTACGCAAATTGCTGCGACAGGGTTACCGGATCACGGCCTGTTGTCGTCACCCCGAACAGCTGCTGATCGATCATCCAAACCTGACCCCATTAAAATTGGACTTCGCCAAGGCCGGTGCAATCGACTCCTGGCTACCGCATCTGCAAGCTGTCGATGCAATCGTCAATTGCGTCGGCATTATTGCGGAGAACAAAAACCAAAGCTTTACCCAATTGCATACCCAAGCGCCGATAGCCTTGTTTCAGGCCGGCGCGCAAGCCGGGGTAAAAAAGATCGTGCAACTTTCAGCTCTTGGCGCAGACCAGGATGCTGAATCCGCTTACCATCTCAGCAAAAAAGCGGCCGACGATGTCTTACGTGAATTGCCGGTGGACTGGTTTGTACTGCAACCGTCACTGGTTTACGGCGCCGGCGGGCAAAGTAGCGGCTTGTTTCATGCTTTGGCAGCCTTACCAGTGCACTTTCTGCCGGATGGCGGGCACCAACTTTTACAACCCATTCATATCGATGATGTAGCCGCTACCGTCTGTCGTTGTCTTGAGTCCGCTGTTTCCGGCCGTAAGACCTTGGCCTTGGTCGGCCCCAGTCAGATAACTTATGCGGACTGGCTGCAAGGGCTTAGGCGGCGACTGGGCAAACCCAAGGCAAAAACGTGCGCCATTCCTTACCACTATGCGTTGACCATGGCGGGTTTTGGCAAATGGCTGGGCGAGCCGATTTTGAGCAAAGACAACGTAGCGATGCTGAATCGAGGCAATTGCGCAGATCCGGGCCCTCTCACTCAGTTTTTGGGTCGAGCGCCCGTCAACTTGAACGAGCAATGGTTCGAACAAGCGGCCAGACAAGCCGAGCGTTGGCATGCGGGTTTGTATTTTCTCAAGCCTTTGTTGCGATACGTGATTGTCTTCGTCTGGCTATGGAGCGGCATCACCTCGCTGTTTTTCTATCCGCATCAGCTCAGTTACCAATTGTTGGCGCCGCTCGGCATCACAGGCTTGGGCGCGCCAATAGCTTTATACGGTTTGGCGGCAATGGATATTGCCTTGGGTCTGGCAACTTTAGTGCGGTTTCGGATCAACAAACTGCTGCTCTGGCAGTTCTGGATCGTATTGGGCTATAGCCTGGTAGTGGCGTTGTGCTTGCCGGCGTTTGTATTCCACCCGTTCGGCCCACTATTGAAAAACCTGCCGTTTTTAATGTGTTTGTTGATGTTTAGAGCAATGGAAGGAGAACAGTCATGA
- a CDS encoding DUF2269 family protein — translation MMYLSLKLIHILSAIVLFGLGSGTVFYKVMADKSGDHAAIATTSKHVVLADWWFTTPTVIIQPLTGVLLAEQLSASFGDGWLWWTLVLYLITGLCWLPVVILQIRMRDIAVQSLAQGRALPYLYHYYARIWLWLGVPAFFGMIGITTLMVFHNSLWS, via the coding sequence ATGATGTATTTATCGTTAAAATTGATCCACATCCTCAGCGCCATCGTCCTGTTCGGCTTGGGTTCCGGCACGGTGTTTTATAAGGTAATGGCCGACAAAAGCGGCGATCACGCGGCAATCGCCACGACCAGCAAACATGTAGTGTTGGCCGATTGGTGGTTCACCACACCGACCGTGATTATCCAGCCGCTAACCGGCGTTTTACTGGCCGAGCAATTGTCGGCCTCGTTCGGCGACGGCTGGCTGTGGTGGACATTGGTGTTGTATTTGATTACCGGCTTATGCTGGTTGCCGGTGGTGATTTTGCAGATCCGCATGCGCGACATCGCCGTCCAGTCACTGGCCCAAGGCCGAGCCTTGCCGTATCTGTACCACTATTACGCCAGGATTTGGCTGTGGCTGGGCGTTCCGGCATTCTTCGGCATGATAGGCATCACCACCTTGATGGTATTTCACAACTCACTCTGGAGCTAA
- a CDS encoding DUF4166 domain-containing protein, with product MCVSLMQKVLGDDWQQLPEVIQRHYRICDGQQSRLTGTMEIGYPIYLFPLIWLIHLFGGLLLWRGQAAQAEVDKTADGETLQWHRTMTYEDGKTDCFSSRMNYAADHELIETIGFGFGLRLNVRVENGDLHYRSNGHFWQCGPLRLNIPDYLLLGSASISERAISEDEFYLDFSIRHPWWGVSYYYRGHFLYR from the coding sequence ATGTGTGTGTCATTAATGCAAAAAGTATTGGGCGACGACTGGCAACAATTGCCGGAAGTGATTCAAAGACATTACCGGATTTGCGACGGCCAACAAAGCCGGCTAACGGGAACGATGGAAATAGGTTATCCAATTTACCTGTTTCCGTTGATTTGGCTGATTCATTTATTTGGCGGCTTGTTGCTGTGGCGCGGGCAGGCTGCACAGGCCGAAGTGGACAAGACCGCCGACGGCGAAACATTGCAATGGCACCGGACCATGACATACGAGGACGGCAAAACCGACTGCTTCAGTTCCAGGATGAACTATGCAGCCGACCACGAATTGATCGAAACCATCGGGTTCGGCTTTGGTTTGCGCTTAAACGTCCGCGTAGAAAACGGCGATTTACACTATCGCAGTAACGGCCATTTCTGGCAATGCGGTCCACTCCGCCTGAATATCCCAGATTACTTATTGCTGGGTTCGGCCAGCATCAGCGAACGTGCAATTTCTGAGGACGAGTTCTATCTGGACTTCAGCATCCGCCATCCCTGGTGGGGAGTGAGTTATTACTACCGGGGGCACTTTCTTTATCGATGA
- a CDS encoding SRPBCC domain-containing protein, which produces MIDQSGIQWPEHYHPQNCPVHVRNALDMAAQPERVWAWLVRAPLWPSWYVNSANLRILENAGTELKPGTRFRWKTFGVTITSTVLEYVPNERLAWDAKGIGVDAYHAWLLRPSAKGCDVLTEETQHGWLARLGQLFLPKRMSKYHQIWLESLQEKALSGLPGGD; this is translated from the coding sequence ATGATAGATCAATCAGGCATCCAATGGCCAGAGCATTACCATCCGCAAAATTGCCCGGTGCATGTGCGCAACGCACTGGATATGGCGGCGCAACCGGAGCGGGTTTGGGCTTGGCTGGTGCGGGCGCCATTGTGGCCGAGTTGGTATGTCAATTCGGCCAATCTGCGCATCCTGGAAAATGCCGGTACAGAACTTAAGCCGGGCACGCGGTTTCGTTGGAAAACCTTTGGCGTCACCATTACTTCCACCGTATTGGAGTATGTGCCGAATGAGCGACTGGCTTGGGACGCGAAGGGCATAGGCGTCGACGCTTACCACGCCTGGCTGTTACGACCAAGCGCGAAAGGTTGCGATGTACTTACCGAAGAAACCCAACATGGTTGGCTGGCGCGTCTCGGCCAACTGTTTTTACCGAAGCGGATGTCCAAATATCACCAAATTTGGTTGGAGTCATTGCAGGAAAAGGCGTTGTCCGGGCTTCCGGGTGGCGATTAA
- a CDS encoding alkene reductase, which yields MSNLFEPIKVGDINLPNRIVLAPLTRCRASVGRVPNELMAEYYAQRADAGLILSEATSVSAQGVGYPDTPGIWSDEQVAGWTKVTQAVHAAGGRMFLQLWHVGRVSHPDYLNGELPVAPSAIAPLGHVSLLRPMRDYVTPRALDSSEIPGIVETYRKGAENAKLAGFDGVEIHGANGYLLDQFLQDSTNKRTDAYGGSVENRARLMLEVTDAAISVWGPGRVGVHLAPRGDSHTMGDSDPLNTFGYVAEQLGKRGIAFIFTRESLGENRISPELKKRFGGVLIANEGFNRETAQQVIAAGEADAVSFGKDYIANPDLVRRLQLNVALNPYHAETFYGAAGQDPKVGYTDYPSLVAEVG from the coding sequence ATGAGCAACCTGTTTGAGCCCATCAAAGTTGGAGACATCAATTTACCGAACCGCATCGTGCTGGCGCCTTTAACGCGCTGCCGGGCCAGTGTCGGCCGCGTGCCTAACGAGTTGATGGCCGAATACTACGCGCAGAGAGCGGATGCCGGGCTGATCTTAAGCGAAGCCACCAGTGTCTCCGCGCAAGGCGTGGGTTACCCCGATACGCCCGGTATTTGGTCGGATGAGCAAGTGGCAGGCTGGACCAAGGTGACCCAAGCGGTGCATGCGGCCGGAGGACGAATGTTCCTGCAACTCTGGCACGTCGGCCGCGTGTCTCACCCGGATTACCTAAACGGCGAGTTGCCCGTCGCACCCAGCGCGATTGCGCCCTTGGGGCATGTCAGTCTGCTACGGCCAATGCGGGACTACGTGACACCCAGAGCCCTAGACAGCAGCGAAATCCCCGGCATTGTCGAGACTTACCGCAAAGGCGCGGAAAACGCCAAACTTGCCGGTTTTGACGGCGTGGAGATTCACGGCGCCAATGGCTATCTGTTAGACCAGTTTTTGCAGGACAGCACCAATAAAAGAACCGATGCCTACGGCGGTTCGGTGGAAAACCGCGCCCGCCTGATGCTGGAAGTGACGGATGCGGCCATTTCGGTATGGGGGCCGGGTCGAGTCGGCGTGCATCTTGCACCCAGAGGAGACTCGCACACGATGGGTGATTCAGATCCATTAAATACATTTGGCTATGTAGCCGAGCAATTAGGCAAACGCGGCATTGCTTTCATTTTTACCCGAGAATCGCTCGGAGAAAATCGTATCAGTCCGGAATTGAAAAAGCGTTTCGGCGGTGTGCTGATTGCCAACGAAGGCTTTAATCGGGAAACCGCGCAACAAGTCATTGCGGCTGGCGAAGCGGATGCCGTCTCATTTGGCAAGGACTATATTGCCAATCCCGATTTAGTCCGGCGCCTGCAACTGAATGTGGCTCTTAACCCCTACCATGCTGAAACTTTTTATGGCGCTGCGGGACAAGATCCGAAAGTTGGCTATACCGATTACCCGAGTTTGGTAGCAGAAGTGGGTTAA
- a CDS encoding DUF3820 family protein: MKPEDLQKLVSVTMPYGKYKGRVIADLPGHYLNWFAREGFPGGELGRLLALMQEMDHNGLKPLLDPLRQIRF, from the coding sequence ATGAAACCCGAAGATTTACAAAAGCTGGTCAGTGTTACTATGCCTTACGGCAAATACAAGGGCCGCGTTATCGCCGATTTGCCCGGCCACTACCTCAACTGGTTTGCGCGAGAGGGGTTTCCGGGTGGTGAACTAGGCAGACTATTGGCATTGATGCAGGAAATGGATCACAACGGCCTTAAGCCTCTGCTCGATCCGCTAAGACAAATAAGGTTTTGA
- a CDS encoding NUDIX domain-containing protein — translation MMPKYQKAIVIGRYQIYHKGHEQLTNRALEIADEVLVIVGSSFQSRNIRNPFKWTERAAMITATLPESDQARLRFLPVRDYYDDTLWNADVRRQVDACVSYADRVALVGFKKDDTTYYLDNFPDWSMVAIESELDIDATALRNQLFAAESAGTALANISSRISMPVREFLNDWSNSPEYTILKAEYAKIDQENQVYAGIPWDVISTTVDAVVTCNDHVLLGKRKHYPGKGLWAIPGGFLEKRESLLQGAIRELKEETNLNVPDASLRDCLQQVKVFSHPRRSCRGRVITHGHHFALATPWPDKTRPEIKAADDLESVAWVPITQLPALEEALFEDHFAILCNFLSFQAN, via the coding sequence ATGATGCCGAAGTACCAAAAAGCCATTGTGATTGGCCGTTACCAAATCTATCACAAGGGTCACGAGCAGCTCACCAATCGGGCCCTGGAAATCGCCGATGAGGTGCTGGTGATCGTCGGCTCGTCGTTTCAGTCCAGAAACATCCGCAATCCGTTCAAATGGACCGAGCGGGCGGCTATGATCACCGCGACTCTGCCGGAGAGCGATCAAGCCCGACTGCGGTTTTTGCCGGTGCGGGATTATTACGACGACACGCTTTGGAATGCCGATGTCAGACGGCAGGTTGATGCTTGTGTTTCCTACGCCGACCGAGTCGCTTTGGTAGGCTTTAAAAAGGACGATACCACTTATTATCTGGATAACTTTCCAGATTGGTCGATGGTGGCGATAGAATCAGAGCTTGATATCGATGCTACGGCGTTGCGCAACCAGCTGTTTGCAGCGGAAAGTGCCGGGACAGCCTTGGCAAATATCTCCAGTCGCATTTCTATGCCAGTGCGGGAATTTCTAAATGATTGGTCCAATAGTCCTGAATACACGATATTAAAAGCCGAATACGCCAAAATCGACCAAGAGAATCAAGTCTACGCCGGCATTCCCTGGGATGTTATTTCGACGACAGTGGATGCCGTGGTTACCTGCAACGATCATGTGTTATTAGGCAAACGCAAGCATTATCCCGGTAAAGGCCTGTGGGCCATACCGGGCGGATTTCTGGAAAAACGTGAATCCTTGTTACAAGGCGCGATCCGCGAGTTGAAGGAAGAAACCAACCTGAATGTGCCGGATGCCAGTTTGCGCGATTGCCTGCAACAGGTTAAGGTTTTTTCCCACCCAAGAAGATCGTGCCGTGGCCGGGTAATTACTCATGGGCATCACTTTGCTTTGGCAACACCTTGGCCGGATAAGACTAGGCCTGAAATCAAAGCTGCGGACGATCTTGAAAGTGTAGCTTGGGTGCCAATCACGCAGCTGCCGGCGCTGGAAGAAGCGCTGTTTGAAGACCATTTCGCTATCTTGTGCAACTTCCTGTCATTTCAAGCCAATTAG
- a CDS encoding NAD+ synthase, which yields MSTRNALTIAIAQINPMVGDFAGNLEIAQDAFRQASEQKAQLLVFPELSLCGYYPGDLLNESAFIRKAYEALADLAAFSKQYPGISAIVGMPIKSTGPGKPLYNALIAIHNGEIVAEYHKQLLPTYNIFDERRHFEPGQQGAVSIEIGGYKVGLMICEDGWNDNADDYPVNPYEALAEIRPDLVVSINASPSNIGKRAQRHQVICGAARRHALPILYVNQVGGQDSIVFDGASFAVNADGEIAREWPAFETVIDTLRFAEGGFQTIAQPAQSQIDNDQEFILQHILLGLRDYVRRCGFKQVVVGSSGGIDSALTIAIAAEALGPENVIAITMPSAFSSSGSVSDSRLLCDALGVQLYSYPIKTLVNDFGEQFKSSFSEELRGLSLENLQARLRGTILMAYSNHSGAMVLTTGNKSEISVGYCTLYGDTNGGLGLIGDLYKTEVYRLSTYINQRAGRVIIPEAILTKPPSAELAPDQKDTDSLPPYEVLDEILKLLIEGKQLAEREYQQAQEFVTGYRATAAGEAVYQRIVGMIARNEYKRRQAPPIIRVRPRAFGAGRQMPIAAKH from the coding sequence ATGTCTACACGTAATGCCTTGACCATCGCCATCGCGCAAATTAATCCGATGGTCGGTGATTTCGCCGGCAATCTTGAGATTGCCCAGGATGCTTTCCGGCAAGCCAGCGAGCAGAAGGCGCAACTGTTGGTATTTCCGGAGCTGTCTTTGTGTGGTTATTACCCCGGCGACCTGTTGAACGAATCGGCTTTTATCCGTAAAGCCTACGAAGCGCTGGCGGACCTGGCCGCTTTCTCGAAACAGTATCCGGGCATCAGCGCCATTGTCGGCATGCCGATAAAGTCGACCGGGCCAGGCAAGCCGCTGTATAACGCGCTGATTGCCATCCATAACGGCGAGATAGTTGCCGAATATCACAAGCAACTGCTGCCCACCTACAATATTTTCGACGAGCGCCGTCACTTCGAGCCCGGCCAGCAAGGTGCAGTCAGCATCGAGATCGGTGGCTACAAGGTCGGATTGATGATTTGCGAAGACGGCTGGAACGATAACGCCGACGATTATCCGGTTAATCCTTACGAAGCACTTGCTGAGATTCGCCCGGACTTGGTGGTCAGCATTAATGCCAGCCCGTCCAATATCGGTAAACGCGCACAGCGGCATCAAGTGATTTGCGGCGCGGCACGCCGACACGCGTTGCCGATACTTTACGTCAATCAAGTCGGCGGACAAGACAGTATCGTGTTTGACGGGGCATCGTTTGCGGTGAATGCCGATGGCGAAATTGCGCGCGAATGGCCGGCTTTCGAAACCGTGATAGACACGTTGCGTTTTGCCGAGGGCGGATTTCAAACCATTGCGCAACCGGCCCAATCCCAAATTGATAACGATCAGGAATTCATTCTGCAACACATACTGTTGGGCTTACGGGACTATGTGCGGCGCTGCGGCTTCAAGCAAGTCGTGGTGGGCTCGTCGGGCGGCATCGATTCGGCATTGACGATTGCCATTGCCGCGGAGGCTTTGGGGCCGGAAAATGTTATCGCCATCACGATGCCATCGGCATTCTCCAGTAGTGGTTCGGTGAGCGACTCGCGACTGCTTTGCGATGCCTTGGGCGTGCAGCTTTACAGCTATCCGATCAAGACGCTGGTCAATGATTTTGGCGAGCAATTTAAAAGTAGTTTTTCCGAAGAGCTGCGCGGTTTGAGCCTGGAAAATTTGCAGGCCCGACTGCGCGGCACCATCCTGATGGCGTACTCCAACCACTCCGGTGCGATGGTCCTGACCACCGGCAACAAAAGCGAAATATCGGTAGGCTATTGCACACTGTACGGCGATACCAACGGCGGTTTGGGCCTAATCGGCGACCTCTACAAAACCGAAGTGTATCGCTTGTCCACTTACATCAACCAACGCGCCGGCCGGGTGATTATTCCTGAGGCGATTTTAACGAAACCGCCTTCCGCCGAATTGGCGCCCGATCAGAAAGACACCGATAGCTTGCCGCCTTACGAGGTGTTGGATGAAATATTGAAACTGCTGATCGAAGGCAAGCAGTTGGCTGAGCGGGAATATCAACAAGCCCAGGAGTTTGTGACTGGCTATCGAGCCACCGCCGCCGGCGAAGCGGTTTACCAACGCATCGTCGGCATGATAGCGCGCAACGAATACAAACGCCGGCAAGCACCGCCGATTATTCGGGTGCGGCCCAGAGCATTCGGCGCCGGCCGGCAAATGCCGATCGCGGCCAAGCACTAA
- the pncB gene encoding nicotinate phosphoribosyltransferase, protein MTAIVKSLLENDLYKFPMWQTMLHKRPEASAEYDFICRSTPEYPLADLLGDVKQELDHLCSLQFADDELAYLAKLRYLKPDFIEFLSLFRFRSKYIKAFAEGDTLRIQAQGPQVHVMNFEIFCLYIVSELYFRRFDQAALLAEGRRRLQEKLATLKAFAEQPAKTHAFEIFDFGLRRRAWGSWQEEVVRTFQAEVPSLFKGTSNVYLAKQFGLTPIGTMAHEYLQSYQAHVVRLREFQRMALEDWAQEFRGDLGVALTDTIGMDAFLRDFDLYFAKLFDGLRHDSGDPVVWGEKAIAHYQKLRIDPHSKRLVFSDGLDIPKAIGLYEHFADRIQLGFGIGTHLTNDLGGPKPLNIVMKLVRCNGDPVAKLSDAPGKTLCNDQTFIAYLRQIFNHYA, encoded by the coding sequence ATGACTGCCATCGTCAAAAGCCTGCTAGAAAACGATTTGTACAAATTTCCGATGTGGCAAACCATGCTGCATAAGCGCCCGGAAGCCAGTGCCGAATACGATTTTATCTGTCGGAGTACGCCGGAATATCCACTGGCTGACTTGCTGGGTGATGTCAAACAAGAACTGGATCACCTCTGTTCCCTGCAATTTGCCGATGACGAACTGGCCTATTTAGCCAAGCTGCGTTACTTAAAGCCGGATTTCATCGAATTCCTGTCCTTGTTTCGGTTCAGAAGCAAATACATCAAGGCATTTGCCGAAGGCGACACCCTGAGAATTCAAGCCCAGGGCCCGCAAGTGCATGTGATGAATTTCGAGATATTTTGTTTATACATCGTCTCTGAATTGTATTTTCGTCGCTTCGACCAGGCGGCGCTGCTGGCGGAAGGCAGACGGCGTTTGCAGGAAAAATTGGCCACGCTAAAAGCCTTTGCTGAGCAGCCCGCAAAAACCCACGCCTTCGAGATTTTCGATTTTGGTTTACGCCGGCGCGCCTGGGGTAGTTGGCAAGAAGAAGTCGTGCGCACGTTTCAAGCCGAAGTGCCGAGCTTGTTCAAAGGCACGTCCAACGTCTATCTGGCCAAACAATTCGGCTTAACGCCGATTGGCACCATGGCGCATGAGTATCTGCAATCTTATCAAGCCCATGTCGTGCGGCTGCGCGAGTTTCAACGGATGGCCTTGGAAGATTGGGCGCAGGAGTTTCGCGGCGACTTGGGCGTCGCCTTAACCGACACCATAGGCATGGATGCTTTCCTTCGTGATTTTGATTTGTATTTTGCCAAGTTGTTTGACGGCCTGCGGCACGACTCTGGCGACCCGGTGGTTTGGGGTGAAAAAGCCATCGCCCATTATCAAAAACTACGCATCGATCCGCATAGCAAACGCCTGGTGTTCTCCGATGGTTTGGATATTCCCAAGGCGATTGGCCTGTATGAACACTTTGCGGATCGCATTCAGCTGGGCTTTGGCATCGGCACCCATTTAACTAACGATCTTGGCGGCCCCAAGCCTTTGAATATTGTGATGAAGCTGGTGCGCTGTAACGGCGACCCGGTGGCGAAACTGTCCGACGCCCCCGGCAAGACTTTATGCAACGACCAAACCTTTATTGCCTATTTGCGGCAAATTTTTAATCACTACGCCTAA
- a CDS encoding isochorismatase family protein, with protein MANSQLLIIDAQNDFCDHATEGYVPALPVPGAYQDCLRLAQLIEQVGLAINGVIATLDSHHMIDLAHNTSWLTEHGAAPPPFSVVTAADFLAGRYRLAATPVSPEQNDYVLNYLRQLEQMQRPFILWPPHCLIGTPGHNLNAELAQSLSHWETRTCKAVTLVQKGENIWTESFSALKAVIPDPADQATQLNQAVLGILGQADRLLIAGQASSHCVKETICDILQFGATELKHKLVILTDCMSPVSGFEAAVEQFFTELHAQGIRLATSTEMALELASANPKE; from the coding sequence ATGGCCAATTCTCAATTACTGATCATCGATGCGCAAAACGACTTTTGCGATCACGCTACCGAAGGGTATGTTCCGGCCCTACCTGTGCCCGGCGCCTATCAGGATTGCCTGAGACTGGCGCAGCTGATTGAGCAAGTTGGACTTGCCATTAACGGAGTTATCGCTACGCTCGATAGCCATCACATGATCGATCTAGCGCACAACACATCTTGGCTAACTGAACACGGCGCAGCACCGCCGCCATTTTCCGTGGTCACTGCTGCTGATTTTTTAGCTGGCCGTTATCGCTTGGCCGCCACACCGGTGTCACCGGAGCAAAACGATTATGTTCTAAACTACTTGCGACAACTGGAACAGATGCAGCGGCCTTTTATCCTTTGGCCGCCGCATTGTTTAATCGGCACACCGGGACACAATCTTAATGCCGAGTTGGCGCAATCCTTAAGCCATTGGGAAACGCGAACCTGCAAAGCCGTTACGCTCGTGCAAAAAGGCGAAAACATTTGGACGGAAAGCTTCTCGGCGTTAAAGGCCGTCATCCCGGATCCTGCCGATCAGGCCACGCAGCTGAATCAAGCCGTGTTGGGAATACTCGGTCAGGCGGATCGTTTATTGATCGCCGGCCAAGCCAGCAGTCATTGCGTCAAAGAAACGATTTGCGACATCTTGCAGTTCGGTGCCACCGAGCTAAAACACAAGCTGGTAATTCTGACTGACTGCATGAGTCCTGTGAGTGGATTCGAAGCGGCAGTTGAGCAATTTTTTACCGAACTGCACGCACAGGGCATTCGTCTGGCGACCAGCACCGAAATGGCCTTAGAACTCGCCTCCGCAAACCCTAAAGAATAA
- a CDS encoding NUDIX hydrolase gives MPEPIISTVDIVLLIIKEDRLCVTLSKRDKEPYANQEALPGGYIHAQADRDCLDAAVRILQQKTGLLPPYLEQLKTFAGAARDPRGWSISVVYFALVDADLILSATNPGLTICPVDALRRLPFDHNEIIAAAVDRIRNKSQYSSLPCYLAGETFSLPRLQKIYEACLGETLNKVSFRRKMDELGVLETVAGQTESAGAHRPAQLYRLKSEFKNQLKLLVRGL, from the coding sequence ATGCCCGAGCCCATTATTTCAACCGTCGATATCGTCTTACTGATCATCAAAGAAGATCGCTTGTGCGTCACGCTGTCCAAACGCGACAAAGAACCCTACGCAAACCAGGAAGCCTTACCCGGCGGCTATATCCACGCCCAAGCTGATAGGGATTGCCTGGACGCCGCAGTACGCATCCTGCAACAAAAAACGGGCTTGCTGCCGCCTTATTTAGAGCAACTGAAAACCTTTGCCGGCGCAGCGCGAGATCCGCGCGGTTGGTCAATCTCGGTAGTGTATTTTGCCTTGGTCGATGCCGATTTGATCCTGTCCGCAACCAATCCAGGCCTAACGATTTGTCCAGTGGATGCGTTGCGGCGCTTACCGTTTGACCATAACGAGATTATTGCCGCCGCCGTAGACCGGATTCGTAACAAGTCGCAGTATTCCTCCTTGCCTTGTTACTTGGCCGGTGAAACCTTCAGCCTGCCAAGATTGCAGAAGATTTACGAGGCCTGCTTGGGCGAAACCTTGAACAAAGTCAGTTTCCGACGAAAGATGGACGAATTAGGGGTATTGGAAACAGTCGCCGGGCAAACCGAATCGGCCGGTGCGCATCGGCCGGCGCAGCTTTATCGGCTGAAAAGCGAATTTAAAAATCAGTTGAAACTATTAGTGCGCGGACTATAG
- the yfbR gene encoding 5'-deoxynucleotidase — protein sequence MSAISSSFYAYLSRLRWIKRWGLKRNAHEENVMEHSWEVAVIAHTLALIKNRYFAGQVDANAVATAALYHDVTEVITGDLPTPIKYHSPAILGAYKQIEQQAETELLNLLPDALREDFRSFIQHENLPDAHQQIIKAADKISAYLKCQAELKAGNTEFEMAAAQLAKNIHELQQPEVVFFMQAFAPSCGLTLDGLMQKSDSETGRH from the coding sequence ATGTCAGCCATTAGCAGCAGTTTTTATGCTTACCTATCGCGCTTGCGTTGGATCAAGCGTTGGGGTTTGAAGCGCAACGCCCATGAGGAAAACGTCATGGAGCATAGCTGGGAAGTAGCGGTGATTGCCCATACCCTGGCGTTGATCAAAAATCGCTATTTCGCCGGTCAAGTCGACGCCAATGCCGTGGCCACCGCCGCGTTGTATCATGATGTAACCGAAGTGATTACCGGCGATTTGCCGACGCCGATCAAATACCACTCGCCGGCGATTCTCGGCGCTTATAAGCAAATCGAACAACAGGCCGAAACTGAGCTGTTGAACCTGTTGCCGGACGCATTGCGCGAGGATTTTCGATCATTTATTCAACACGAAAACCTGCCGGATGCTCATCAGCAAATCATTAAAGCGGCCGACAAGATTTCCGCCTACTTAAAATGCCAAGCCGAACTCAAGGCCGGCAACACCGAGTTTGAAATGGCCGCCGCGCAGTTGGCTAAGAATATTCATGAATTGCAGCAGCCGGAAGTGGTGTTTTTTATGCAGGCTTTTGCGCCCAGTTGTGGCTTAACCCTGGATGGCTTAATGCAAAAAAGCGATTCCGAAACAGGCCGGCACTAA